The following is a genomic window from Pseudomonas parafulva.
GTGCCTGCGCGAACAACAAGGGACTTACCATGCAGCGCTCCATCGCCACCGTATCCTTGAGCGGCACCCTGCCTGAGAAGCTCGAAGCCATTGCTGCCGCTGGCTTCGACGGCGTCGAGATCTTCGAGAACGACCTGCTGCACTATGCCGGGTCCCCACGGGAAATCCGCCAGTTGTGCGCGGACCTGGGCATTGCCATCACCTTGTTTCAACCGTTCCGCGACTTCGAGGGATGCAAGCGCGAGCGCCTGCAGAAAAACCTCGACCGCGCCGAGCGCAAGTTCGACCTGATGCAGGAACTGGGCACCGATCTGGTGCTGGTGTGCAGCAATGTGCAGGCCGATGCCTTGGGCGAGGAACAGGTGCTGGTCGATGACCTGAGGCTACTGGCCGAGCACGCGGGTGCACGTGGCTTGCGCATCGGCTACGAAGGTCTGGCCTGGGGCCGACACGTCAATACCTGGCAACAGGTGTGGAACCTGGTGCGCCAGGCCGATCACCCCGCGCTGGGCGTGATTCTCGACAGCTTCCATACCCTCTCGCTCAAGGGCGATCCGCGCGGCATCCGCGACCTGCCCGGCGACAAGATCTTCTTCGTGCAGATGGCCGATGCGCCGATCCTGGCCATGGATGTGCTGGAGTGGAGCCGACATTTCCGCTGCTTCCCCGGCCAGGGTGAACTGGACCTGGCGGGTTTTCTCGCGCCGATCATTGCCAGTGGCTATCGCGGCCCGCTGTCGCTGGAAATCTTCAACGATGGCTTCCGTGCGGCGCCGACTCGGCAGAATGCCGCTGACGGACTGCGTTCGCTGTTGTATCTGGAGGAAAAGGCACGTCTGCGCCTGGCTGAGCAAGCCCAGGCGGTGGAGCCCGGTATCTTGTTCGCGCCGCCTGCGGCCAGTCGCTACGACGGCGTCGAGTTTCTCGAGTTCGCGGTGGACGAGGCGGTCGGTGCGCGTCTGGGCGGCTGGTTGAAACGGCTTGGCTTTGCCGAGGCGGGCCAGCACCGCAGCAAGGCGGTCAGGCTGCTGCGCCAGGGTGACATCAATCTCGTGCTCAACGCCGAACCCTATTCGTTCGGCCACAACTTTTTCGAGGCGCATGGCCCGTCGCTGTGCGCGGCGGCGCTCCGGGTGGACGATGCGCAGGCCGCGCTGCAGCGCGCGGTGGCCTACGGTGGTCAGCCGTTTCGCGGGCTGGTCGGGCCCAACGAGCGTGAGCTCGCTGCCGTGCGCGCGCCCGATGGCAGCCTGATCTACCTGGTCGAGTCTGCCACGGCCGGGCAGAGCATCTATGACAGCGACTTCCGTGTGGACCCACAGGCCAGCGCTACGGGTGGGCTGCAACGCATCGATCACATGGCCCTGGCGCTGCCGGCCGATGCTCTGGACAGTTGGGTGTTGTTTTATAAGAGCCTGTTCGACTTCACGGCCGATGACGAAGTGGTGTTACCCGACCCCTATGGCTTGGTGAAGAGTCGGGCGCTGCGCAGTCCCTGCGGGACGTTGCGTCTGCCGCTGAACATCTCGGAGAACCGCAATACTGCCATCGCCCATGCGCTATCGAGCTATCGCGGCTCGGGCGTACACCATATTGCCTTCGATTGTGCAGACATCTTCGCCGAGGTCACGCGTGCCAAGGACGCCGGGGTGCCGTTGCTGGAGATCCCCCTGAACTACTACGATGACTTGGCGGCGCGCTTCGACTTCGACGACGAATTTCTCAGTGAGCTGGCCTACTACAACGTGTTGTACGACCGCGATGCCCAAGGCGGTGAGTTGTTCCATGTGTACACCGAGCCGTTCGAGGAACGTTTCTTCTTCGAGATCATCCAGCGCAAGGGCGGCTATGCAGGGTATGGCGCGGCGAACGTGGCGGTGCGTCTGGCGGCGCTGGCCAAGCTGCGCGGTAGTGCGACGAAGTAGCCAGATGTGGGGCTTCGCTGGGGCCTTCAGGCGTCGCGACGAAGCCCTTCGAGCGCCAGGTCAGAACCAGCGGTCATTGCGTTTACGGCCGCGGGTCAGCGCCGGCAAGATCAGGCCCACCAACAGGCCGGCGCCGGCAATGCTGCCGCCGTACACCATGTAGCGCATCATCACCTGCTTGTTCTCGTCGCCCAGGCGCGCCTGGGTATCGCGCAGCGTCGACTGGGACTGCTCGAGCTGCTCATCCAAGGTTTTGTTGCGCGCTTGCAGCTCGTCGATCAACGCCTTGCGTGAGTCCAGGGTCTCCTGCATGCCTTGCACGCGAGTCTTCCAACTGTCGTCGATGGTCTTGAGCTGACCAGAGAGCTCCGCCACCTGAGCATCGAGCTGGGGTAGGCGCTCATTCTGGCCGGGCACCGCTTGCAGGTCGCTGGTGAGGATCCACACCAGGTCGCCGCTTTGGCCGCGCACCTGGCTGTAGTTGCCCTGGCTGCTGACCAGCGTCACCTTCTGTCCGGATTTCAGCGTGCCGACGATACGGTGGCCGTCGGTCGGACCGCTGCGCACATAAGTGCTGAGGCTGTCACTGACCCAGCGCGCATCGGTGCTGGCCTCTTCGGCATCGGCCAAGGGGGCCGCAACGAGCAGCGAGGCGAACAGCACGGGGAGGGCGAGGGTGGCGCGGCGGAATTCGGGCATGGTGGTCTTCGCAGAAGCAGTAACGGATGAAAAGCCCGGTGAATGGGCCGTGAGCCGATCGGTGGATTGACCGTCAGCCAAAGACCTTTTTTTTGTGGTCTGGTTCACTGCTCAGCGGAGGAAAAGTCTGCGAGGTGTTGCGAGAAATGTATTACCCACGACATCCTTCGGTGAAGGAAGCCGCAGCGACGAAGCGCCGCTGCGGCAGAGGCAAAATTCCAGGAACTCAGGTCACGACCTGATAGCACGGCACATAGGCCGCACCGCCAGGAAGCTTCATCCGGTGCTGGTCGACGAACGCCTGCAGCAGCTTGCCGAGCGGGTCGAGAATCGCCTGATCACCGCGGATCTGGTAAGGACCATGCTCCTCGATCAGGCGGATGCCCTTGTCCTTGACGTTGCCCGCGACGATGCCGGAGAACGCCCGACGCAGGTTGGCGGCCAGTTCGTGGGGCGGCAGGTCGCGGCGCAGGGCCAGGTCGGCCATGTTCTGGTGGGTGGGGTCGAACGGATGCTGGAAGCCGCCGTCGATCTTCAGCAGCCAGTTGAAGTGGAAGGCGTCGTTGCGCTCGCGGCGGAACTGCTTGACCGCCTTGAGGCCTTCAACCATGTGTCGAGCCACTTCGGCCGGGTCGTCGATGATGATCTGGTAATGACGCTGCGCGGCCTCGCCGAGGGTGGCGCCGACGAACGCATGCAGTTGCTGCAGGAACGGCTCGGCGCTGCGCGGTCCCGTGAGAATGACCGGGAAGGGCAGGTCGTGGTTGTCCGGGTGCATGAGAATGCCGAGCAGGTACAGGAACTCTTCGGCCGTGCCCGCGCCACCGGGGAAAATGATGATGCCGTGGCCGACACGTACGAACGCCTCCAGGCGTTTTTCAATGTCCGGCAGGATCACCAGTTCGTTGACGATGGGGTTGGGCGCCTCGGCGGCGATGATGCCCGGCTCGGTCAGGCCCAAGTAGCGGCTGCCGGCCATGCGCTGCTTGGCATGGGCGATGGTGGCGCCCTTCATCGGACCTTTCATCACGCCGGGGCCGCAGCCGGTGCAGATGTCGAGCTTGCGCAGGCCCAGTTCGTGGCCGACCTTCTTGGTGTACTGGTATTCCTCGGTGCTGATCGAGTGACCGCCCCAGCACACCACCATCTTCGGCTCCACGCCCGGGCGCAAGGTGCGCGCGTTGCGCAGCAGGTGGAAGACATAGTCGGTGATGCCCTGTGAGCTCTCCAGGTCGATGCGCTGGCTGGCCAACTCGCTTTCGGTGTAGACGATGTCGCGCAGCGCGCTGAACAGCATTTCGCGGGTGCTGGCGATCATTTCACCGTCGACGAACGCGTCGGCCGGTGCATTGAGCAGCTCCAGGCGCACGCCTCGGTCCTGCTGGTGAATGCGCACCTCGAAGTCCTTGTAGGCTTCAAGGATGGTCTTGGCGTTGTCGACATGCGCGCCGGTGTTGAGGATGGCCAGGGCGCATTGGCGGAAGAGGGTATAGAGGCTGCCGGTACCGGCCTGACTCAGTTGCTGGACTTCACGTTGCGACAGTGTCTCCAGGCTGCCCTTGGGGCTGACGGAGGCGTTGATGACATTGCGGTGGGGCATCAAAGTCTTTCCTGTGCGGGTAAAACATCCTTCTTTGACACCACCATACCGACAATTGCACCTGGCAACGAGAGGGCCGGCAAAGAATCTGCGGCTGCGCGTTCGACGTGCGCGCGGCTGCTCAGGCCTCGATGGAGGAGTGATGGCCGGTGATCAGCCACTGCGCTTCGATGCGTTCGAAGGTGAACAGGAAACGGGCAGGCACCACCCGCTGCTCGCCGGCCTGGCGGTAAACGAAGGTGTACAGGCCGCCGACCACCACGGTGCCGAGCTTGCGGCTGACGCGCTTCTTGAACACCTGGATATCGCAGACCAGGCCGTCGTTGGCCAGGAAGTTCTCGAAGTAGTTGCGGCGACTGTCCTGGCAATCGCGTACCTGATTGGACAAGGTCGGCACCAGGATCGCGTCTTCGGCGTAGAGGGCCAGCACCTGGTCGACATCTCGCGTGGCCACGGTCGCGGCCCAGCGATAGAGCGCGGCCTTGGCGCCGGCGAGGCAGGCCATCTCGGTGTCGGCGTAAAGGTCGGTTGGATGGGAGGCGACTGCTGGGTGCTGGGTCATGGTGAGCTCTGGAGTGAGGGTGGGAGGGGAGAAGACGATTGGAAAGCTGATGATTGTTATAATATAACATTTTCAGTTTTGTCAGAACGCTTCAGTCCAGAGCCCCGCCCGACCGGCATACCGCTGTCGCCGACCGGCCTTGCCGGTGCCGGCGACAGCAGTGGTCTGCATCAGACCACGTTGAACACATGACGCAGGTAGGCGACGAAGTTTTCGTCACGGCATTGAGTCTTGCCCGGGCTGTCGGAAATTTTCGCCACCGGCGCGCCGTTGCAGGCGGTCATCTTGATCACGATGTTCATCGGTGTCACATCGGGAATGTCGCAGGTGAGGTGGGTGCCGATGCCGAAGCTGACGTTGATGCGCTCATGCAAGGCGCGGTAAAGCTGCAGCATCTTGGCGAAGTCCAGGCCGTCGGAGAAGATCAGGGTCTTGCTCAACGGATCGATGCCCAGGCGCTGATAGTGGGCGATGGCTTTTTCCGCCCAGGCCAGCGGATCGCCCGAGTCGTGACGCAGGCCATCGAAGAGCTTGCCGAAATACAGATCGAAGTCCCTGACGAACGCGTCCATGCCGATACAGTCGGTCAGCGCGATGCCCAGCAAGCCGCGATATTCGCGCACCCAACATTCCAGTGCGGCCACTTGGCTGTCGACCAGGCGCGGACCGAGTTGCTGGTGGGCCATGAACCACTCGTGGGCCATGGTGCCGATCGGCCGAAGTTCATATTCACGGGCCAGGTGCACGTTGCTGGTGCCGACGAAACGGCCCGGAAAATCGTGCTTGAGGATGCGTACCACCTGCTCCTGGACCGGATAGGAGAATCGACGGCGGGTACCGAAGTCGGCCAGTTGCAAGCCCGCCAGTTCATCGGCGCTGGCTTCGCGCTTGAGCCAGTCGAGCTTTTGATACAGGCGTTCGCCGACCTGCTCCATGGTCACTTCCCGATAGCGGTAGCGGTTGCGCACCTCGGAGACGATCGCCAGCAGAGGGATTTCGTAAAGGATCACGTGCAACCAGGGCCCGCGCACGCGGATCGCCAGTTGCCCGGCATCGTCCAGCCCAACTTGGACATACCGCAGGTTGAAGCGGAACAGGCTGAGAAAGCGGATGAAGTCCGGCTTGATGAAGGGGATCTTCTCCAGATAGGCGAGTTGGTCGTGAGTGACCGAGACATCGGCCAACTGTTCGATCTGATAGCGGATCTCTGCAAGGTAGGGCGACAGGTCTTCGGCGTTGCGGCAGCGGAATTCCCATTCCACTTCGGCGTTAGGGTAGTTGTGCAAGACCGCCTGCATCATGGTGATCTTGTAGAAATCGGTGTCCAGCAAGTTCTGGATGATGCGTGGGGCGAATACGTCGTCGCTCATGGGCGGGTCTCCTTGAGCAGGGCCAGTTGGCGGTCGAGTGCGGCTTCGTCAGGGCATGTCAGCACGCCGGCGCGGATCAATTCGGAGCAGGCGTCTTCGCCGCCCTGGGTGCTGAGGGAGCGGCAGGCTGGGAGGTACAGCAACACCTGGAAACCCGCGCGCCTGAGCTGCAAGGCGGTGGTTCGCACGCAGTAATCCAGCGCCAGGCCGCCGACGATCACCGTTTCCACGCCTTGCACCTTGAGAAATTCGATCGCCCCGGTGGAGCGACGCTCGGCCAGGTCGTGGTAGCAGGCGCCGTAAGGATGCAGATCGGGTTCCACGCCTTTCCAGACGAAGTAGTCGTAGTCGATCGGGGCCGGCAGGCCAGGCAGCAGTTCGAAGCCTGGCGTGCCCGGCACGCAGTGGCTGACCCAGGTCAGGTCGGCGTTGGCCAGCGGCAAGGGTTGCAGCATTTGACTGGCCTCATCGACTGTCCAGGCCGCCTTGGCCGGGTGAGCGTCCTTGCTGCCCAGACGCAGATCGGCGCGGCGGGCCATGGCATTGAGTGCCGGGACGATCAGATGGCCGTCAGGCACAGGCAGCTCGAGCGGGGCGTTGGCAGTGAAGCCGTTCTGGGCGTCTACGTCGAAACTGGCGATTTTCATCGGAAGGCTCCTCGGCTGGAATGGCTACATAATCCATCTGGTGGTTTAAGTGTGTCAAGCGCTTTTATTTATGGGATTTGGCTTGCATCATAAAAAATACCTGGTGGAATATAGGCTGAAAAAAAGGAGTCGGGATGAGTTCGATAGCCGTCATGGCCAGCGTGGACATCGTTGCCTTGCGCCTGGATTTGCAGGCGCAGCGCCTTCAGGTTCTGTTGCATCGCCGCGAACGCGAACCGCATCTGGGCCAATGGGCGTTGCCGGGGGTGATCGTCAATGGCCGTACACCAGACAACAGCTTGGATGCCGCCGCCGCGCGAGCGTTGCAGGAAAAAGCTCAGGTGCGGCCACGGCACCTGGAGCAGGTCGGTACCGAGGGCAACGCGTTTCGCGATCCACGGGGTTGGTCGCTGAGCACCTACTATCTGGCCCTGCTCGATCCGGCACAGGTGCTCGACGGTGAACAGCAGGCGTTCTTCGACCTGGACGACTTGTCGGCGCGCAAAGTGGTGCTGCCATTCGACCACGCCCTGCTGATCCAGCGAGCCTGTGAGCGTCTGGCCGCCAAGAGCCTCTACAGCAGCTTGCCCCTGTACCTGTTACCCGCACGTTTCACCGTGCTCGAGGCGCTGACTGCGACCCAGGCGTGTCTGGGGCGAACGGTCAACAACACCTCATTGCGCAAACGCCTGGAGCGCCTGAAGGACGCGGGCTGGGTGGGTGATACGGGCGAGCGCATTCAGCCACGGTTGGGTCGACCGCAGCAGGTCTACGAGCATCTGCCGCATGCCAACGGGCCGTTTCTGTTCGAGCGCAGTCTGTTGCCGGAGGGCTGAGGGCTCAAGATCGGCGGTTTGCGGTCGATAAACAGGCTTGATCAAACGCTTTGCGGAGACAGGAAATGGTCGGAATCACCGGCGTCAACTTCACGATTCAAGGGACGCAATCCTCTGCTCAGGCCAGTGGAGACAGTGAGCAGACGACTGCAAAGGCGAATACCGTCGAGGTGCAGATGCCCACGCAGGCGAGCAAGGCCGAACAGGCCAAGGCCAGCGAGCAGAGCGATGAGCCAGCGCATATCAAGCAGATGCGTGACCTGATCAAAGAATTGCAGAAGCAGTTGGCCGAGGCACAGAAACGCTTGGCTGAGATTCAGGCGCAGCCGATGGAGGAAAAGGCCAAGATGGCTGCAGTTGCAGGCGCTCAGGGGCAGATCGCGGCTATCAATGGCCAGATTCTCAAGGCCACTGCTGAGTTGCTGAAGGCCCTGACCAAATCGGGTGGCAGCAGCTCGGGCGGTATGGTCAGCACCCAGGCCTGAAACGGGCGGCCCTGGGTGGCCGCCCGCGTGTGTCACTCCACCCGCGCTCGACCCTGGCGATCGGACTTGTACTGCATCGCCACCGCCGGTGCGGCCTTGGCCGACCCGGTTTCCAGCCACTGGCGCAGGCGCCCGGCATCGGCGAAGTGGGTGAATTTGCCGTACGCGTCGAGGATCACCATCGCCACCGGACGGTTGTCCATGCGCGTCAGCAGCACCAGGCAATGCCCTGCTTCATTGGTGAAGCCGGTCTTGGTCAGCTTGATGTCCCAATTGCTCTTGTTGACCAGATGGTCGGTGTTGCGAAAGCCCAGGGTGTAGTTGGGCTTTCTGAACGCCACGGTCTTCTCGCGGGTGGTCGACAGTTCACTGAGCATGGGGTACTTGCGCGAGGCGATCAGCAGCTTGGCCAAGTCGTGGGCGGTCGAGACGTTCTGAGTCGACAGGCCCGTCGGCTCGACATAGCGCGTCTTGCTCATCCCCAGGCTGCGCGCCTTGGCGTTCATCGCTTTGATGAACGCCGGATAGCCGCCAGGATAGTGGTTGGCAAGGCTGTTGGCCGCGCGGTTTTCCGACGACATCAGGGTGATTAGCAAGGTCTCGCGGCGGTTCAGTTCGCTGCCGGGCCTGACCCTGGAAAACACGCCCTTGAGGTCTGGGTTGTTGGCGATGGTCATGGTGAGCATTTCGTCCATCGGCAGTTTGGCGTCGAGCACCACCATCGCGGTCATCAGCTTGGTGACCGAAGCGATAGGAACAACACGATCGGCGTGGCTGGCGTACAGCTCCTTGTTGGTGTTCAGGTCGATCAGCAGCGCGCTGCCGGACGCCAGGTGCAGCTTGGAAGGGTCGCGCTGCTCCTGAATCGAAGACTGCGCAGCCGCGGTCGTCGGGAATGTCATTGTTCCTGTGAGCGCCAGCAAGAGGCTGAAGATGGACAGGGAAGTTTTCACGTTGAGGCTCACTACTCTTGGGTATGTCGTTGCTGGGCAAGGGTTTCCCCTTGGCTGATCGGCGCATTCTGGAGTATGGCCCGATCCCTGTCGAATGCCTTATTCCGAATGGGCGCAAGGTGAAGGAAATTTAATTCTTGTTTCGATTTCGCGCCGGTGACCTGGACAGGTCTACGGGTGGATTCAGCGCTGAGGTGACACCACCTGCAGTTTCTCGCTGCGCTGGAGCGAGGACAGGAAACGTTGCCGCGTTGTACCGCACAACTGGGGTGCGCAACCTGGACGGCGGCCTCGGTCATCCCGCCATATGCGGCCAGATCGAGACACGTTCATCATGCGTTCCTTGGCTGGAGACTACCTAATGCGGATTACCGAGCAGCAATTGCTGCACATACTTCCCAACTCGCGCCCCGTCGCCGAATCGTTCCTGCCCGCCCTCAATGGTGCTGTATCGCAGTGGGAAATCGACCGCCCTCTGCGACTCGCCGCCTTTATCGCCCAGGTGGGACACGAGTCGGCACACTTGTGCTGCCTTGTAGAAAACCTCAACTACAGCGCCGATGCCTTGTTGCGGACCTGGCCCAAGCGGTTTGACGCGCAGACCGCTAAAGCCTGCGCGCGTCAGCCGGAGAAAATTGCCAATCATGTCTACAGCGCCCGTATGGGCAATGGTCCGGCAGACTCAGGCGATGGCTGGCGCTATCGCGGACGCGGTCTGATCCAATTGACCGGACGGGACAACTACCGTGCGGCCGGTAAGGCACTTGGGCTGCCCCTGGAGGAGCAACCGGAACTGCTGGAGGGGGCCGAAGCCGCTGCGCAGTCCGCAGCTTGGTGGTGGGCCAGTCATGGTCTGAATGAACTGGCCGATGTGCAGCGAATCGCCGATATAGGCAGCATCATCAACACCGGCCAGCCCGGACGTGTTGCGCATGGCGCTGCGCAACGGATGGCGCTGTACCAGAGAGCGCTGGAGGTGCTAGGTAAACCGATCGGCTCAGCGTAGCGCAAAAAAAACCCGCCAAAGGCGGGTCAAGAGAGCTTAAGGAGCAACGCAAGAACAGGTGTTTCAGGCGGTCAGCACGTCCGCTTCCAGTCGGTCTGCCATGGCTTGCGCCATGTGCCGCGACGTCACCGGGCCGCCGACCGGTTCGCCATTGCGCACCAGATACCAGCAAGCCAGCAGTCCTTGCGCACGTAGCGTGGCCGGGACTGCACTGCCTACGACTGAGACGATTTGGATAGTGGGCATGATGAACCTCCTGCAGAACATGTTGCTAACTTACCGAGTCCCTGGGGTGGGTGAAAATCAACTTCATCGATAGTGGTCATTAGTTTTATCAACGGTCGCCGTGGCTCACCACCGCGGCGGGCCGTAATACACCGGCGGTGGTCCGTAGTAGCGGCGATACACCGGGGGTGGCGCCGGTACGTAACGTTCGACCACGTAAGGTTGGTAATAACCCGGAGGTGGCGGCGGGGGTGGCGGCGCCTGTACATACACCGGTGGAGGCGCGTAGTAGGTCGGCGCGCGCTCGACATACACCGTGCGGTCATGCCCTCCGTAGACCGTAGCGCCAACGACTGCACCGACCACTGCGGCGCCAAGCACCGGACCTGGACCCCAGCCGTGACCATGGGCCGCCGCAGGGCCGCTGACGGCCAGGGCGCCGACCAGCAGGGCGATTCCGGGGATGAGACGATTCATGAATGGATCCTCGCGATGACCCCACCTATGGGGCTTGCTCATAAGACCGGGAAAACCGTCAAGCCAGTGCGAAGACAAGGTAAAGGTTATGTAAGGACGACAGGCGGTCGTCTCTGCTACGCTGCGCGAATCGATTCAGCTCGCAAGGACTTCCGCTAAGATGACCATCGCACCCAGCAGGGACACCACACTGTGCATTTCATTGGCCGGTCGGCCGGGCACCTTTGGCGTGCGCTTTCACAATCATCTCTACCAGCAGTTAGGTCTGGACTATTACTACAAGGCCATGACCACCGAGGACCTGCCGGCCGCAGTGGCCGGCATCCGCGCCCTGGGCATTCGCGGCTGTGGCGTATCCATGCCCTACAAAGAGGCGTGCATGGCGCTGGTGGACGAAATCGATCCCTCCGCTGCGGCGATCGAATCGGTCAATACGCTGGTCAACACGCAGGGCCGTCTGAAAGCCTACAACACTGACTACCTGGCGGTGCGCCAGTTGTTGGAGCAGCACGGGCTCGACCCGCAAACGGCCTTCGCCCTACGCGGCAGCGGCGGCATGGCCAAGGCGGTAGCCAGTGCCTTGCGCGATGCCGGATTCAATCAGGGGCTGATCGTCGCCCGCAACGAGCAGGCAGGGCGCCAGTTGGCAGATGTCTGCGGTTACGCCTGGCAGCCCGAGCTGGGCGACCTATGTCCGCCGATGCTGATCAACGTCACGCCCATCGGGATGGCCGGTGGCGCGGACGCGCAGGCGCTTGCATTCCCGCATGCGGCGGTCGCCGCTGCCGAGCGGGTATTCGATGTGGTGGCATTGCCGGTCCGTACGCCCTTGGTGCAACTGGCCGAGAAGCTGGGTAAACCTGTGATCACAGGGTTGGAGGTGATCGCGTTGCAGGCGCTCGAGCAGTTCGTGTTGTACACCGGGATCAGGCCGACGCCCGAGCAAGTCGAATCCGCCGTGGCCTACGCACGGGAAGGTTAAGCGGCCATCACGGATCAGCCCGTGATGGCCGCTACAGGTTCAGACAACCTGTTGTCCCCGGTCCAAGCGCTCATCCACGAGCGCCCGTCCGTGCGCCAGTGACACATGCTGGGCGTTCTCCAGATCCGAGAAGAACTTCATGGGTATCGAGAAGCGTCGGCTGGTATGACCCTCTGGATCAGTGATCAGGCAGCCAGCGGCGTAGGGCAGGGGAGAGTCAGGGTGCGGCATCACGCTGGCGGTGATGGTGTGATCGCGGTACTCGCAATGAAGGGATTGCATCGTGATTACCTCGCTGTGGTGGTGTGCAAGGGCCTCTTGCTATGTACCACAACGAAGGGCCGGAAGTTCCCGGCCCCGACGAGCGTGTGGGCTGGAGTCAGCCTTTGAGTTCGGTAGGTTGGATCACCTCGACCCAGTAGCCGTCCGGATCCTTGATGAAAGCCAAGTGGTTCATCCGCCCGTCCTGCAGGCGTTTCTGGAAGGGCACGCCGAGCGTTTCAAAGCGCTCGCAGGCGATGCGTACATCGGGTACCGAGACACAGATGTGACCAAAGCCGCGTGGATCGGTATTGCCATCATGGTAGGCAAACTCGGGATCTTTCTCGGTGCCGTAGTTGTGGGTCAGTTCCAGAACACCGGGAATTGATTTCATCCACTGGTGACGTGCGGCGTCATCGACGGGAATCTGTGCCGGATCCACCAAGGCCAGGAAGTACAGGCTGAACTCGGCAGCGGGGAAGTCACGTTTGTCGACAACGCGAAAACCCAGAACGCGGGTGTAGAAGTCCAGCGACTTCTCGATGTCCTTGACCCGCAGCATGGTGTGGTTGAACACGAACTGGGCGGTTGCGCTGTCGGGCTGGGCAGTAACGCCAGGCAGTGTTTGCAGATCATTCAGGCTCATGGGAACTCCACAGACGGGGTCGACACATGAGTGTCGACGGAAAAACAGAACGCCCATGATACGGCACTGAACCGATTGCGCAAACGAAAGCGCCCTGCATGAGCAGGGCGCTAGAATTTAGAGGCCCGCATGTGCGGGCGCTTGATGGGGTCGCTAATCCTTTAGCTGGTTCAATATTCGCCCACGGCTTGTGAAAAAACTGTGAAGCGGGCGTTGACGTTTCATCAGCGAACCCAAGAATCCACAGTGGCTGCACCGTACTGTTCTTTCCAGGCCTTGAGGCCCCGATGGTTGCCCCCTTTAGTTTCGATCAGCTCGCCGGTATGCGGGTTTTCGTAGACCTTGACTACACGAGGCCTGCGATGCTGTTTCGGCGCACTCCCTGTCGTCTTTGCGGGCGCTTTGGAGCCCTTTGGATCAAGGATCGCGACGATTTCACGCAGGCCCTTGTCATAGGTCTTCATCAGCCCGAGAAGTTTCTGTTCGAATTCCATTTCACGTTTGAGACTGGAATCCTTTTTCATGGCTTCCAGTTGGGCGATTTGCTCCTGGAGTGCTTTTTCCGCTGCGCGAAACTCTGCAAGTCTGGACACTATGATTACTCCCGTCAGTTGGCGCGGCAGGCTGTAAAAAGCATGCTCGAACAATTAAGGCTGGCCGCTTGGATAAAGAAACTGCTTATGTGTTGGGAGTGTAGTCGGGTGCTGGAGTTCGGTAAACCTCAACTTTTATATCTGAATGTTTGAACTTTCCCGTTAGCCCGTGCTGCATCTTTGGGGTGTTTATCGCATTCATCCGTGGTCGGGATTCAGCCTTCGGAACGGGATGCAAACCGATGCATAACCTGTTGCGCTAATCCGGCGCTCGATCCCGATTGCCGGTCTGGCACCGAAAACGCGCTCACGCCAGCCCCGAGATCGAGCACGCTGGCCCTGCGTGCCCCATGCCGACGCGT
Proteins encoded in this region:
- the gloA gene encoding lactoylglutathione lyase, which translates into the protein MSLNDLQTLPGVTAQPDSATAQFVFNHTMLRVKDIEKSLDFYTRVLGFRVVDKRDFPAAEFSLYFLALVDPAQIPVDDAARHQWMKSIPGVLELTHNYGTEKDPEFAYHDGNTDPRGFGHICVSVPDVRIACERFETLGVPFQKRLQDGRMNHLAFIKDPDGYWVEVIQPTELKG
- the pbpG gene encoding D-alanyl-D-alanine endopeptidase, yielding MKTSLSIFSLLLALTGTMTFPTTAAAQSSIQEQRDPSKLHLASGSALLIDLNTNKELYASHADRVVPIASVTKLMTAMVVLDAKLPMDEMLTMTIANNPDLKGVFSRVRPGSELNRRETLLITLMSSENRAANSLANHYPGGYPAFIKAMNAKARSLGMSKTRYVEPTGLSTQNVSTAHDLAKLLIASRKYPMLSELSTTREKTVAFRKPNYTLGFRNTDHLVNKSNWDIKLTKTGFTNEAGHCLVLLTRMDNRPVAMVILDAYGKFTHFADAGRLRQWLETGSAKAAPAVAMQYKSDRQGRARVE
- a CDS encoding glycoside hydrolase family 19 protein; amino-acid sequence: MRITEQQLLHILPNSRPVAESFLPALNGAVSQWEIDRPLRLAAFIAQVGHESAHLCCLVENLNYSADALLRTWPKRFDAQTAKACARQPEKIANHVYSARMGNGPADSGDGWRYRGRGLIQLTGRDNYRAAGKALGLPLEEQPELLEGAEAAAQSAAWWWASHGLNELADVQRIADIGSIINTGQPGRVAHGAAQRMALYQRALEVLGKPIGSA
- a CDS encoding histone-like nucleoid-structuring protein, MvaT/MvaU family; protein product: MSRLAEFRAAEKALQEQIAQLEAMKKDSSLKREMEFEQKLLGLMKTYDKGLREIVAILDPKGSKAPAKTTGSAPKQHRRPRVVKVYENPHTGELIETKGGNHRGLKAWKEQYGAATVDSWVR
- a CDS encoding shikimate 5-dehydrogenase; the protein is MTIAPSRDTTLCISLAGRPGTFGVRFHNHLYQQLGLDYYYKAMTTEDLPAAVAGIRALGIRGCGVSMPYKEACMALVDEIDPSAAAIESVNTLVNTQGRLKAYNTDYLAVRQLLEQHGLDPQTAFALRGSGGMAKAVASALRDAGFNQGLIVARNEQAGRQLADVCGYAWQPELGDLCPPMLINVTPIGMAGGADAQALAFPHAAVAAAERVFDVVALPVRTPLVQLAEKLGKPVITGLEVIALQALEQFVLYTGIRPTPEQVESAVAYAREG
- a CDS encoding NUDIX domain-containing protein codes for the protein MSSIAVMASVDIVALRLDLQAQRLQVLLHRREREPHLGQWALPGVIVNGRTPDNSLDAAAARALQEKAQVRPRHLEQVGTEGNAFRDPRGWSLSTYYLALLDPAQVLDGEQQAFFDLDDLSARKVVLPFDHALLIQRACERLAAKSLYSSLPLYLLPARFTVLEALTATQACLGRTVNNTSLRKRLERLKDAGWVGDTGERIQPRLGRPQQVYEHLPHANGPFLFERSLLPEG